In Nonomuraea muscovyensis, one genomic interval encodes:
- a CDS encoding AAA family ATPase yields MPDDLRYGLILRTAMEILCDRAHPIPPVEVYEEYARRFTPNDDESKLIKSGEPRWQAIRGFVTGDAVNVGWMSKRGGWSLTEAGHAALEEYPTDEELSAECGRLLKEINKRRKSAYESLSGVHDVIARALELVGPGTWTSFDDIAELAETTSEEVAHFLADAKVKIPNSRRVINSDGSHPPDWMVNASFRGTDLLGRLAAEGVQVNPDKRARQEDRLTSDVLRDLLDIHQASDAVPAGRRAWLIRGSSVDGRDLVPVWLHKGSASLAATTLREIPIPLSRDELKTVVQDDYQHKSYAVREAKLAEFDAFCNRMRPGDYVLTTTQGKAYVGVIAGGASYVASSDQRSNLRRSVDWLNETQPVPFAHLPQPLPAKLHSQSDVVELTENIPAIEELLAALDITLGETEPEPVRALSFPEIGQDLADDILITREDLQRLADLLWENKQLILYGPPGTGKTFLARKLAGQLAEPSAVKLVQFHPSYTYEDFFEGFRPVQRTDGQLAFDLRPGPFRQLVEAARQHPSDPYILIIDEINRANLAKVFGELYFLLEYRDDAIGLLYSAESDFTLPPNVFVIGTMNTTDRSIALVDAAMRRRFRFVELHPSHAPIQGLLDRWLARLRNDDELAVHNVDAPEILDALNTRIEDHDLAIGPSYLMKPSIYQRESGLAEVWETAILPLLAEQHYGSPLAILDRYRLPALRQAVRQAAPEAEPEQPVS; encoded by the coding sequence ATGCCTGACGATCTGCGCTACGGCCTCATTCTTCGCACGGCGATGGAAATACTCTGTGACCGGGCACATCCGATTCCTCCAGTAGAGGTGTATGAGGAATACGCGCGCAGGTTCACGCCGAACGACGACGAGAGCAAGCTGATCAAGAGTGGGGAGCCCCGCTGGCAGGCGATCCGCGGCTTCGTCACTGGTGATGCGGTCAACGTCGGCTGGATGAGCAAGCGGGGCGGCTGGAGCCTCACCGAGGCTGGGCACGCGGCGCTTGAGGAGTACCCCACAGATGAGGAGCTCAGCGCCGAGTGTGGCCGCCTTCTGAAAGAGATCAATAAGCGCCGCAAAAGCGCTTACGAATCTCTTAGTGGCGTCCATGACGTGATCGCGCGGGCACTTGAGCTTGTTGGCCCAGGAACATGGACCAGTTTCGACGACATCGCCGAACTGGCAGAGACCACCAGTGAGGAAGTCGCGCACTTCTTGGCGGATGCCAAGGTCAAAATTCCCAACAGCCGACGTGTGATTAATTCGGACGGATCGCATCCACCGGACTGGATGGTGAACGCCAGTTTCCGTGGCACCGACCTGCTCGGGCGGCTGGCGGCAGAGGGCGTTCAGGTCAACCCGGACAAGCGTGCCAGGCAGGAAGACCGTCTGACATCAGACGTACTGCGCGACCTTCTCGACATCCATCAGGCGTCCGACGCTGTACCTGCGGGGCGGCGGGCGTGGCTTATCCGAGGATCATCGGTGGACGGGCGCGACCTGGTGCCGGTCTGGTTGCACAAGGGTTCTGCGTCGCTTGCGGCAACGACCCTTCGAGAGATCCCGATCCCCCTCTCTCGTGACGAGCTTAAGACAGTCGTCCAAGACGACTATCAGCACAAGTCCTACGCGGTAAGGGAAGCCAAGCTCGCCGAGTTCGACGCGTTCTGCAACCGAATGCGGCCGGGCGACTACGTGTTGACGACCACCCAAGGCAAGGCATACGTCGGCGTGATCGCCGGTGGCGCCTCCTACGTCGCCTCCTCCGACCAACGATCCAACCTCCGGCGATCCGTCGACTGGCTGAACGAAACCCAGCCGGTGCCTTTCGCACACCTGCCGCAGCCGCTGCCCGCCAAATTGCACAGCCAGTCCGATGTCGTCGAACTGACCGAGAACATCCCGGCGATCGAAGAACTGCTCGCGGCTCTGGACATCACCCTCGGCGAGACCGAGCCGGAGCCGGTCCGCGCCCTGTCCTTCCCCGAGATCGGCCAGGACCTCGCCGACGACATCCTCATCACCCGCGAGGACCTGCAACGCCTGGCCGACCTCCTGTGGGAGAACAAGCAGCTCATCCTGTACGGCCCGCCCGGCACGGGCAAGACGTTCCTCGCTCGCAAACTCGCCGGGCAGTTGGCCGAGCCGAGCGCGGTCAAGCTCGTCCAGTTCCACCCGTCCTACACCTATGAGGACTTCTTCGAAGGCTTCCGCCCGGTCCAGCGAACGGACGGCCAGCTCGCTTTCGATCTACGGCCAGGCCCGTTCCGGCAGCTCGTCGAGGCCGCCCGGCAACACCCTTCGGACCCGTACATCCTCATCATCGACGAGATCAACCGGGCCAATCTGGCGAAGGTCTTCGGCGAGCTCTACTTCCTGCTGGAATATCGCGACGACGCGATCGGCCTCCTTTACTCAGCCGAGTCGGATTTCACGCTGCCACCCAACGTTTTCGTCATCGGCACCATGAACACCACCGACCGCTCGATCGCCCTCGTCGACGCGGCGATGCGGCGCCGGTTCCGCTTCGTGGAGTTGCATCCGTCTCACGCTCCCATCCAGGGACTTCTCGATCGATGGCTCGCACGGCTGCGCAACGACGACGAGCTTGCCGTCCACAACGTGGACGCACCGGAGATCCTCGACGCGCTCAACACGCGCATCGAAGACCACGACCTCGCCATCGGCCCGTCCTACCTGATGAAGCCGAGCATCTACCAACGCGAGAGCGGCCTGGCCGAGGTGTGGGAGACCGCTATCCTCCCGCTCCTCGCCGAGCAGCATTACGGCAGCCCGCTCGCTATTCTCGACCGCTATCGCCTGCCGGCCCTCCGGCAAGCCGTACGCCAAGCCGCCCCTGAAGCCGAGCCGGAACAGCCAGTGTCGTGA